In the genome of Bremerella sp. P1, the window AGACTTCCGGCGTCGAGCAGACGCTCCATCACGCGGGGCTTTTCGAGTTGCTCTTTCAGTTCCGCGGCCAGGAAGAAATCGGGTGCCTGATCGATCCCGCGATTGATCTGCCAGCCGAAGATCTTGTGACCATTGAACGATGTATCGTAGTAACCATACGGCGTCCAGAAGGCCCACTCGCGATCGCTGGTTGTGACTAACGATGCCAACGGCTGCCAGGCAGGATGTAGGTAAAACGGCTTCTGTCGAGCTCCATTGCGGGCGACTTGAAAACGAAGCATCGTGTCGCCAGTGGTGGTTTCCAGCGTTTGGACGATCGCATTGGCCTCGTCGATGGTCTTTTCGTTGCGGTCGTTCTCGTCGAGGGGAGCGTCAGGATTGGCCTCCACACGCTGGGCCAGCGACTGAATCACGTCGCCACTGCGAACACCCCGATAGTACAGCGGCCCGTCCTCGATCACACTCCGAGCAACGACTTGGTTGTCGACGATCTCGAAGTTCGCCCCCCAGGCGTTCTGCGATGGCGACGCGACCGGGTCTTCGGTGAGCTTCCAGATATTGACCAGTCCGTCATCGCTGCCGGTGACCAGGTAACGAAAATCGACCGAAACACCCACGCTGCGGACGGCGGACGAGTGCCCACGGAACTCGCGAACGACGCGGACGTTCTGCGGGTTGGTGATATCCAAGAGGTACGCATGATTGCGACCGACCGTGCCGATGACGACATGCGTTGGCGTATTGAGAATTTCCTCCATCCCCAGCCAACACACGGAGGTAATGCGCGAGGTGCCCAGGATCGTCTCTGGAATCTCGCAGTAAGGCTGATCCTCTTGGAAGATCTCGTAGATCAACCGAGTACCCCGATCGACGGCCTTTTGTTTGAGCGACCAGGTTCCCTTCCAAGGGTTCGTAGGCACGGTCGGTGGCGGCGGCTGAATGACCGAGTACTTCCGCTGAGCGGTTTCGAATTGAATGGCGACTTCCGGCTGGCCTTCGGCAGCTGGTTGTCGAATGATAATGCGGTAGTCGGCGTCCAGGCCAAACGCGACGTTCTCAGGCGTGATGATCGGCGTGTTGAGGATGACCGGGTTTTGCAGGTCGGCCAGGTCGTACATCACGACGGCGCTTTCCTGCGTGACGGCCAGAAACTTGCCATCGGGGCTGAAGGCCGCATCGGTGGCGATCGTTGCCAAGGGAAGGCTGGCGGCCGCTTGTGGCGCACCGCCAGCGGGCCAATTCCAAAGACGAATTTCAAACGGACCACGTGGTGACTTCGCCACAACGGCGGCAACCTGGCTGCCATCGTTGGGCAGGCAAACACTTCGTACGTTAGCGCCCGTGGCGATCGTAGCGGTGCTGCGGGGATTGGTCAGGTCGGCTAGAACGAGCGTGCCGGAGTCGCTGATGTCGGCCGCGGCCAGGCGACTTCCATTGGCACTACAGGCCATCGCACCGATGCCGCCGGGAAACTCCTGGGTGATGGCACCAACGAGTGTGGCGTCGGCGTCGTTCGCTTTCCAGCGACCGATCCGCCAGTACGGAATGCCTTGCTCACTGCGAACTGGAACTGGGAAGATCAACGTATCGTCGCCGCTGGAGGCCATCCGGCTGCCGCGAAGTCGCCACGAACGAAGCTGGGCCGGGTCGGCCTTGAGGGCTTCATTCGGACTGGCACCGGTGGCGAAAGACCATTTGCCGGTGGCCGGGTCAGACGACCAGTACTGCACGGCTCCTTCGGAATCGAGCGAGAAGAGCCCCTCAGGCAGCGCAGCCAGATCGAGGATCTGCGAGCGCGGTCCCTTTTCGACATCGAATAGCGTCCGCTCGTAAGCCATGCGGCCTTGATCGGCGAGAACAATTTCTCCGGTCAGCGCCGAAGCCCCGATACCGGCGAAAGCGAATTTGCCACCCATGGCGGCCAGCGCATGAATGTCACCGCGGGTGGCGCGTTGCACCTGCCATCGTACCGGGGTCTCGTAGATCCAGCGCTGCGGCATCCCAGGCTGCGGGGCCGCGGCGATCCAGCTATGCACCATTTTATCGTTACCGGCAGCCAGCAAGCGGGTGCCGTCGCGCGAGAAAGTAAGCGTTTGCACCGGTGCGGTAGGACCACCCAGATTGAGCCGAAGCCACGGGGGATCTTCCGGCAAGGCGACCTGTTGAACGACCTCAACATTCGGCAGTACGTCTTCACCGGCCAAAGGTATTTCATCGCTCGGTGAAAGCTGTGGTGGTTCGGTTTGTTCCGATTCGGCAGGTTTTATGGGCAGGCCAGGCACGACCGATTCGTCCGCCAAACCTTCGTGTGAAAACTTAGGCGGCTCATTTTGACCTGGCAAAATACTTTCCGATGGAAGGATTTCTTGGGCAACCGTCAGGGGTAGTGGAGCGATAACCACTACTAGAACAGAGAACCAAGATCGCAGGAGTTGTATCATCATGCACATTTGCAAAAGCCGTTTTCAGAGCCGTGTGAGGCAGTTTACAATGACTGGCGAAATTTTTGCCAGCGAATTTTCGTCGAATCAACCGCAGGAGGAACGAAACGTGCGTCAACCGGAATTGCTTCGACGCTTTGGATTAACGCTCGCTGGTTGGTTGTGTTGCGTACTAATTGGAAACACGCTAACCGTTTCCACGCTTTTTGCGCAAGATACCCAAACTACGGCCGCATCGGCTCTCGACTCGATCTTCAACGTCCGAACCGCGCCCGACGCGAAGAGCATGGGGATCTTCCAAGGAAGCTTTCTCGATGCGATCCGCCCGGAGACGCCGAGCATTCAAATCGCGTTTCTCGTCGACACGACCGAGAGCATGGCTCAAGAGCTGCCAGGCATTCGTGCGAAAGTGCCCCAAGTGATCGCCGACTTGAAGCGAGCCAGTGGGACGAAGGTCGAAGTGGCCATCGTTTCCTTCGCCGATAGTGGCAAGAGCAATAAGCCGCTGGTGGGCATCTCGAACGGGTTCTCCGGCGATGACGCGGCCGTGCAAAAGATGATCGATTCACTCGAGCCCAAGTCGGGTAAGCCTTACTTCCCGGAAGCGGTCGACCTGGCCGTTTTCAAAACGATTCAAGAGCTGCCTTGGTCGGAAGACGAGAAAGCGACTAAGTGGCTGATGCTGATCACGGATGCTCCTCCGTACGATACTTCGTTTGACGAACCGAAGACCCAATCGCGCCGATGGTACGAGAACGATGCGTTGGTGAACGTCGCCAATCAGCGCGGTATCAATATTCATGGCCTGTTGTGCGAAAGTCGCCCGGAAGAACATGAAGCATTCGCGGCCACCGTCGACAAAACCCGCAATTTCATGGGTCAATTGACCTCTCGCACGGGCGGCTTGATGTTGGATCTTTCGTTCTCGCAGATCAAGGAAAAGGTAGCCAGTGCCGCCAAGCGTCCACGGGCAGACTTTGCCTTCGTGGGGGCGATTACCGATGAGGACATCACCCAGGCGAAAGAGGATGCCCAGAAACAATTTGGTGACCTGACCTCGGTTCGCGTGGCCATCTTGCCGCATGTGCCCTGGAATGCGATGACGTTCTATCACGAAGACCCAGGCGTCCGATTTGCTTCGCAGCTTAGGTATACGCTGGGTCGCCTACCAGGCGTGAAGACCATTTCCAGTCGCCAGATCGAATCGGAATTTCTGCGACTCAAGTCAGGTCCGGTCGATCAGTCGCAGTGGCCGCAAGCCCTGTGTTTGCGATTGCGAGCCGACGTTTTGATCATCGGTGACCTGCGAGCCAACCGCGATTTGCTCGACGTCCAGTCGAAGGTCTATGCCGCGAACTCGGCGAAGCCTATTGCTTCGATCTCGGCGAGTGGCTCGGAAGACATTCTCATGGCATCGTACCTCAAGGCGATTCCTGAGACGCGTCCCACCACCGGGCCAATGGTGTTGTTGGCCAATGCCATCGGCAGTGAACAGGCCAGCGATCTCCGCGAGTTCTGGCCCGGTATTCTGGGGCAGATGGATTCCGCCGAGCAAGGCAACTTGCTCTCGGCGATGGACCTGATCGAAAAGTCGGTCGACATCTCGGTCGATCCCGCACTGCGAGTTCAGGACCTCGATTCGGCAATTAGCCTGCTCAAGCCGATGGCGACTAAGCCGGACGCCAATGCATTCATCCACGCATTGATGGCCAGCGCGAACTACAACCTCGCCAAAACGCACGAAGAGCAGGGGCTTGCCGTCGAGGCGAAGTCGAACATGCAGAATGCGATCGGTTACTTGACCAAGGCGTTCGATGGCCGCCGTCAATTGAACGATCGCCTGCTACAAGCCGAGATCGAAGCCGATCATGCCTTGTTAGTGCGAAAGGATTTCCCGGCTGCCGTACGACGTTATCAATCGATCACCGAGTTCAGCGAATCTTCGCTATTGAAGATGGCGCTTCGAGCCCACTGGATGCTGGCCGGTATCGAGTGTGGTGACTGGGGAGCGAGCACGGCTGACGGCTTCACGCCCGATCCGCAGCAGGCCCGCCAGCACCTGATTCACATCCTGGCGTTCTGGCCCGAATCGGAAGAGGCCCGCGTCATCCAGAAGTACATGCGTTGGGACTCCAACGACGGCAAGACCGGCACGCCATACTTCCCAAAGGAAGGGGACCTGCTGCTGACGGCGAATTAGTCTGTTGGCCTAACGGCTCTTTGAATCCTCAGGGCCGGAGGCCCGGCCGAATATAGCCAGGGGTGCGAGCCCCTGTTCCGGGATTATCCAGTCCCCTCTCCACCGTCTGCGGGGGAGAGGGTTAGGGTGAGGGGGCGGAACGCAGTTGGCAGCGGATGCGCGAGCAAGGTTCAGCGTCGATATTGAACTTCGGTCTGGCGATGTTAGGTAAAGGTCGCTCAATAAACCCTCACCCTAGCCCTCTCCCTGCGAGGGCGAGGGGACAAGAGCAAGGAAGGCTTGCTTGGCCGTTTACTTCGCTTTGGCCTGGGCGGCCAGCAGGAGCTGGGGGAGGTTCCACCAGTTGGTTGTGCCATCTTCGGCGAGGGTGACGACTTCCTTGTTGCCGGACGCGATGCGAACGAACTTGATGCGTTCGCCGGGCGAGTCGAGCAGTGGTAGCGGCATCGGCGACTCGCTGGTCAGGTCAACGGCAAACAGGGAACCTTCGGTATCGACGTAGACGGCCCATCGGCTGTCGGTGGAAAGATCGAAGTCTTCGACGAGCCCTTTGATGTCAGGTGGAAGAACGCTGGCGACTTCGCCGGTCTCGATCGCAAGAATCGACAACGGCTGTGACTGCCCCTGGGTGATGTAAACCAGAAACTTCTGATCCTCGGTCAACCGACTGACAACCAGGCCCGATCGAAGATCGGCGACCTGCTTGGACTGGGCAGCCGTATCCGTATCGGAAAGCTGAATGTCCAATAGCTTCGTTTCCGTGAAGGCGAACAGGCGGCTGTCGGAGATGGGATGAATGGCCAGCACTTCCTCGTCGATGTCTTCCACCTGGAATGCTTGGGCCGATGACTCACCAAATCCTTCGACCGACCAGCGACAACCATCTCCGTCGATGCCCATCGCGAAACAGAACTTGCCATCCGGCGAAAAGCCCACGGCGTCGACGCGGGTTGGGAACGGCGCTTCGGCTGATTTCGTGACCGGTTGATCTCCTGCGGTGGTCGTCAGCAGGGTTGCCATCTGGTGGTCTTGTCCGACCAGGATGGCCTGGCCGTCGGGGGACATGGCCGAAGCGGTCACTTCGCGGAAGAGCGCTTCGTCAGACTTCCCGAGGGCGATCTCATAAGGCTTGGCGGAAGTATCGAGTGAGACGACCGAGGCGGTACTGTCGTTGATCAAGACAGCCCACGGAGTGTTGCCTGGCCAATGAATGGCATAGGGGAGCGAATTGATCGCGATGCGCTTGACCGTTTGTCGCTTTTCGTCGTACTCGACGACACTCAGTTCGCTGGCGCCGTCGACACTGATGGCGGTCAGCAAACTCCGCTCAGCGATCGGATGGCCGACCACGGCCGGTGTCCCTTGAAGCTCCATCGAGCCAGCAGCGGGCTTGTCTTTGAGTTTGGGGTGCAGGGCTGCCGCTTGATGGAACAGTTGGGACGCTTCTTCCCAGTTACCCTTGGCGGCCAACGCACCAACTTGGGTAAGCATCGCTTCGGCGGCGATCGGTTCCAGCGATATTTTCCAGTCGGCTCGAATCAACTCCTCAAACGTGAGTTCCTTGTCGAGTGGCTGATAAAGCGGATCATCCGATTGGGCCGTGATGTGCACCTTATCGGAAGGAAGCAGGGCCAGGTCAGCTGCGGAGGTGCCGGTCGATGTGATGTCTTCGCGCGGCTCTTCCGGAATGATTTCGATCTCGTAGTTCGTTTCCGCAGGCGAGAAGACGATCGTTTGGGGGGACAACTGTGGGCCGGTGTTCGGATCGGACCCACCGCCTAAGACTCCCCAAAGCAGAGCAGCAATCAGCACGACCGCGGCAACGGCAGCGCCGACGATGGCAGGCCACGGGAGTGCCGACTTCTTCCCGCTGTCGGCAGCTTCGACGGGAGGGACCAGGGCCTTGGCGAACTCGACACAGTTGGAATATCGCTGCTTGGGATCGGTGGCCGTCGCCTTGCCGAGGACGGCCCGTTCGTGATCCGATACCAGGGGGAACTGAAGCTTCCCGCGGACATGAATGTCGACCAATTCGGCAAACGAAACGGTCGGCTCGAAGGGCAGGGTGCCGGTTCGCAGTTGATAGTAGGTAATCGCCAGAGCGTACTGGTCGGAACTCGAGGAGGGCATTCGCTTGATCGACTCAGGCGACATGTAGCACAAGCTGCCTACGACGCTGGTGGCCTCGGTGTCGTACTCACCGAACGCGCCAGCCACGCCGAAGTCGCCGACCAGAACCGAATCGCCGGCGAACAGCAGATTGGCTGGTTTGATGTCGCGATGCTGAATACCGACCCTGGTGCCGCCGACGTCATGAACGGGCGAGTTCAGATAGTCGATCCCGCGAGCTGCCTGAAGCATGTAGTCCATCAACACCTGGCGAGGGATGCCGCCTTCGTTGAAGCTTTTGAGAAGCTCTTCGAGACTACCTTCGGCCAGCGACATGCTGACGACCAGGTACTGAGGGTTATTGAGAACCTGGGTTTGTTCAATCGCGAGGGTTTGCGACGCGGCCTCTTTTTCTTTGGCCTGATTGCGGATCAGCAGCTCAATTTCGTGGTCGTCGAGAACGTCGCCATCGTGGCCCAACAGCCACATGCCGTTCACGCTGCATAGATTGGCGTGCTTGATCCGTTTTACGGCTTGTATCGATTTTAACTCGCGTATGCCTGTCTTCTGCTGCAGGGCGATGAACTTCAGAGCGACGAGCGTTCCGCCAGGGCCATCGGCGGCCCAGACCTCGCCAAATTGTCCGCGGCCGAGAAAACGCTCAAGCCGATAACCGGGGATCGGCTTATCTCCCTTGTTAAACATCGCCAGATTCCTGGTTGCATGGACGAAGAGGGCTACTGGGTGAGTTCTAACATAGCCTGAAGTTTGGACCCACCCCACCAGAAGAGGCAAGTCCAATCGCGAAGTTTTCGCGGATTGGTTGAGATTATGAGGGCAGATTCTCCATCAGATCGTCCACCGCGTGATCCCTTCACGGCTATAACCCCAAGAAAAAAAGCACGCCGGCGCGTGCGAGGGAGATGCAGTGCCGGCGTGCTCGAGGCTTTGGCTTTTCTCGGATCGGGAATTACACTTCCTGAGCCTGAACCATCCAAAGGTGTTTCTCCAGCTGGCTGGAAATGGCGATCAGCATGTCTTGGCTGATCAGGTCCAGGTCGTCGAGCTTTTCGATCGATTCACGAAGCTCGCCAATCGTCGTGGCCAGGGCATCGGCCACCGACTGAATGGTGTCGTCGATGCCGACAAAGCCGGTCGCATATTGGGCGAGGGGTGTCTCGTTGGCGACCGTCTCGCTGCGACCATCTGGCGAGAAACCGATCATGACCATCCGTTCGGCTAGTTCATCAGCCCCGTCACGGGTCGTCACCAAGATCTCATCGAGCTGGAGATGGACCGCGCGGAAGTTCTTTCCGACGACGTTCCAGTGGGCTTGTTTCAGCACCAGCGAGAGATCGATCAGGGCGATCAAGTTCTTCTGCAGTTCCTTGGCGGTTGGCTTTGCTTTTTCTTCGACGAGTACGTGTCGTTTAAATTCCATGGGTTGTTAATCTCCTGGTTGTTGGGGGCAGGAATCGAATATCCCGGGCATCGTGCCGGAACGATGAGAATAGAGAGAAAATTTCATGCCAAGCGATCAGGAATCGAGGGAGGGGACGTGGATAACCGCAGATTCCTACGATATGATCGTCATGAAGAAATAATGAATTAGCTAGTTACGAACACGTAATTGCGTGTTCTTTCAACTAGCCCACGGAAAATGATGTTTTCGGGGACATGGCCCAAACGGGGATGGGCTGACCGCCGACCGATCGCGATGGTAGGTTAGCGACCCTTCCCCTCGGACATGATGAGCATCGATGTTGCGCCTAAGCAGTTGATGGATCATGGGTTGATCGCTTTAATTAAAAGCGGTTCTCCAGCAGTGTGATCTTTCACCTTCAGTTAGGCAAAGCCAAGGCCAGGAGCCCCCTTAATGCCAAAATTGCTAGTGATCGATGACGACCGAACGGTCCATCGTTTGGTCGAAAAGACGTTCGAGGATATGGACGTCTCCGTACTCTCTTGTGGTACGGCCGAAGACGGTCTCGAAATGATTCGCAGCGAAGACCCCGATGCGCTGCTGTTGGATATCATGCTTCATGAGGCGAACGGGCTGGAACTAGCTACCCAGATTCGCCACCTCGACCCGAAGCTGCCGATCATCTTTATTACCGCCATGAACGACAGCGATACGGCTATTCAGGCCATGTCGCGAGGGGCGTACGATTACCTGCTCAAACCGCTGAACAAACAAGACGTTCAGGACCTGGTCGAGCGGGCCTTCGATACCCGCCGGCTGATGCAGTCGCCTGTGCACATGCAGGAAGCGGCTCCGACCGCCGAGAAGGGTGACTTGCTGGTTGGTCGCAGCCAGGGCATGCTGGACGTGTACAAGAAGATCGGTCGCGTGGCTCCCCAGGATGTCGCCGTGCTGATCCTGGGCGAAAGTGGTACCGGTAAAGAGC includes:
- a CDS encoding caspase family protein, with amino-acid sequence MMIQLLRSWFSVLVVVIAPLPLTVAQEILPSESILPGQNEPPKFSHEGLADESVVPGLPIKPAESEQTEPPQLSPSDEIPLAGEDVLPNVEVVQQVALPEDPPWLRLNLGGPTAPVQTLTFSRDGTRLLAAGNDKMVHSWIAAAPQPGMPQRWIYETPVRWQVQRATRGDIHALAAMGGKFAFAGIGASALTGEIVLADQGRMAYERTLFDVEKGPRSQILDLAALPEGLFSLDSEGAVQYWSSDPATGKWSFATGASPNEALKADPAQLRSWRLRGSRMASSGDDTLIFPVPVRSEQGIPYWRIGRWKANDADATLVGAITQEFPGGIGAMACSANGSRLAAADISDSGTLVLADLTNPRSTATIATGANVRSVCLPNDGSQVAAVVAKSPRGPFEIRLWNWPAGGAPQAAASLPLATIATDAAFSPDGKFLAVTQESAVVMYDLADLQNPVILNTPIITPENVAFGLDADYRIIIRQPAAEGQPEVAIQFETAQRKYSVIQPPPPTVPTNPWKGTWSLKQKAVDRGTRLIYEIFQEDQPYCEIPETILGTSRITSVCWLGMEEILNTPTHVVIGTVGRNHAYLLDITNPQNVRVVREFRGHSSAVRSVGVSVDFRYLVTGSDDGLVNIWKLTEDPVASPSQNAWGANFEIVDNQVVARSVIEDGPLYYRGVRSGDVIQSLAQRVEANPDAPLDENDRNEKTIDEANAIVQTLETTTGDTMLRFQVARNGARQKPFYLHPAWQPLASLVTTSDREWAFWTPYGYYDTSFNGHKIFGWQINRGIDQAPDFFLAAELKEQLEKPRVMERLLDAGSLSAAMQVAKSTVPFNLHNRLEALASLRPQITIDSPTSDESLTDSQVVVEATIHVPAGSELVSSKVFANGVPAVEKLDEEVSVSQRVNGHEHKLRWRVALPPDQRIRLDVIAATDDGISATESLTFAQPVRDQAAPPRLFVIAAGISQYADQQIPQLDFAAENAKAFTNTLKQHAAQMDVETIVLTDANVTQPLWNVAADTMWQQLHNTARPQDVVLFFLSGHGVRDVESERYFFLTSDSSFTDVAGRRYERCISSDAFQDYFAGLPCRKVAILDTCHSGAIQPLRQDDLKVMLRDMEDDVILTITASEGDEEAFEERDKRLGRFTARLVEGLSGSADRREYAGNGDGQVSLNEVAQYVQATVPSDAAAVGQSQHPTIFPRDLFPLVDVPLATSETK
- a CDS encoding vWA domain-containing protein, whose translation is MRQPELLRRFGLTLAGWLCCVLIGNTLTVSTLFAQDTQTTAASALDSIFNVRTAPDAKSMGIFQGSFLDAIRPETPSIQIAFLVDTTESMAQELPGIRAKVPQVIADLKRASGTKVEVAIVSFADSGKSNKPLVGISNGFSGDDAAVQKMIDSLEPKSGKPYFPEAVDLAVFKTIQELPWSEDEKATKWLMLITDAPPYDTSFDEPKTQSRRWYENDALVNVANQRGINIHGLLCESRPEEHEAFAATVDKTRNFMGQLTSRTGGLMLDLSFSQIKEKVASAAKRPRADFAFVGAITDEDITQAKEDAQKQFGDLTSVRVAILPHVPWNAMTFYHEDPGVRFASQLRYTLGRLPGVKTISSRQIESEFLRLKSGPVDQSQWPQALCLRLRADVLIIGDLRANRDLLDVQSKVYAANSAKPIASISASGSEDILMASYLKAIPETRPTTGPMVLLANAIGSEQASDLREFWPGILGQMDSAEQGNLLSAMDLIEKSVDISVDPALRVQDLDSAISLLKPMATKPDANAFIHALMASANYNLAKTHEEQGLAVEAKSNMQNAIGYLTKAFDGRRQLNDRLLQAEIEADHALLVRKDFPAAVRRYQSITEFSESSLLKMALRAHWMLAGIECGDWGASTADGFTPDPQQARQHLIHILAFWPESEEARVIQKYMRWDSNDGKTGTPYFPKEGDLLLTAN
- a CDS encoding WD40 repeat domain-containing serine/threonine protein kinase, coding for MFNKGDKPIPGYRLERFLGRGQFGEVWAADGPGGTLVALKFIALQQKTGIRELKSIQAVKRIKHANLCSVNGMWLLGHDGDVLDDHEIELLIRNQAKEKEAASQTLAIEQTQVLNNPQYLVVSMSLAEGSLEELLKSFNEGGIPRQVLMDYMLQAARGIDYLNSPVHDVGGTRVGIQHRDIKPANLLFAGDSVLVGDFGVAGAFGEYDTEATSVVGSLCYMSPESIKRMPSSSSDQYALAITYYQLRTGTLPFEPTVSFAELVDIHVRGKLQFPLVSDHERAVLGKATATDPKQRYSNCVEFAKALVPPVEAADSGKKSALPWPAIVGAAVAAVVLIAALLWGVLGGGSDPNTGPQLSPQTIVFSPAETNYEIEIIPEEPREDITSTGTSAADLALLPSDKVHITAQSDDPLYQPLDKELTFEELIRADWKISLEPIAAEAMLTQVGALAAKGNWEEASQLFHQAAALHPKLKDKPAAGSMELQGTPAVVGHPIAERSLLTAISVDGASELSVVEYDEKRQTVKRIAINSLPYAIHWPGNTPWAVLINDSTASVVSLDTSAKPYEIALGKSDEALFREVTASAMSPDGQAILVGQDHQMATLLTTTAGDQPVTKSAEAPFPTRVDAVGFSPDGKFCFAMGIDGDGCRWSVEGFGESSAQAFQVEDIDEEVLAIHPISDSRLFAFTETKLLDIQLSDTDTAAQSKQVADLRSGLVVSRLTEDQKFLVYITQGQSQPLSILAIETGEVASVLPPDIKGLVEDFDLSTDSRWAVYVDTEGSLFAVDLTSESPMPLPLLDSPGERIKFVRIASGNKEVVTLAEDGTTNWWNLPQLLLAAQAKAK
- the dps gene encoding DNA starvation/stationary phase protection protein Dps, coding for MEFKRHVLVEEKAKPTAKELQKNLIALIDLSLVLKQAHWNVVGKNFRAVHLQLDEILVTTRDGADELAERMVMIGFSPDGRSETVANETPLAQYATGFVGIDDTIQSVADALATTIGELRESIEKLDDLDLISQDMLIAISSQLEKHLWMVQAQEV